In the genome of Pseudoglutamicibacter cumminsii, one region contains:
- a CDS encoding single-stranded DNA-binding protein translates to MTDTHLTIIGNLTADPELRFTQNGAAVVNFTVASTPRTYDKQAQQWVDGEALFMRCNAWREQAEHAAETLAKGMRVVVVGKLKARSYQDKEGNNRTAWELEADEIAPSLRYATANVTKANSGMNNNAGAGSPWGGQPQQPQPQPQPQQQGWDLPAGTPQAAPPF, encoded by the coding sequence ATGACAGATACACACCTGACCATCATCGGAAACCTGACCGCGGACCCTGAACTACGTTTCACACAGAACGGGGCGGCGGTAGTGAACTTCACGGTCGCATCAACCCCGCGCACATACGACAAACAGGCGCAGCAGTGGGTTGACGGTGAAGCGCTGTTCATGCGGTGCAACGCTTGGCGTGAACAGGCAGAGCACGCCGCGGAAACCCTCGCGAAGGGGATGCGGGTTGTCGTCGTTGGGAAGCTGAAGGCGCGTTCTTATCAAGACAAAGAGGGCAACAATCGGACGGCGTGGGAGCTTGAAGCGGATGAGATCGCGCCGTCGCTACGGTACGCAACCGCGAACGTCACGAAAGCCAACAGCGGCATGAACAACAACGCCGGTGCTGGTTCGCCTTGGGGTGGACAACCACAACAGCCACAACCACAGCCACAACCACAGCAGCAGGGCTGGGACCTACCCGCCGGAACCCCGCAAGCCGCTCCACCGTTCTAA
- a CDS encoding NUMOD4 motif-containing HNH endonuclease, whose product MTKQRDRACRYVEPPNAKTQRYDTHKQAYIYATQCATTVEEWRPIPGYEPRYLVSNHGRLKNTETGRYVGTREHGGTGYIRATIYKQGATKPTRARVHVLVAAAFLGPRPAGLDICHTDSNPGNNHIGNLRYDTRGANIADAKHAQTRCANGHPWNTQTRYVRADGGGWKCRICRNEGIARYRARTAGHITKGRRSWASRHAAAGTGPYTATYTTNSTEPRRVSDALRRGGNTRHAPNRTGG is encoded by the coding sequence ATGACGAAACAACGGGACCGCGCGTGCCGATACGTGGAGCCACCCAACGCCAAAACACAGCGCTACGACACCCACAAGCAGGCATATATCTACGCGACACAATGCGCAACCACGGTTGAGGAATGGCGGCCTATCCCAGGCTACGAACCCCGTTACCTCGTATCGAACCACGGCCGTTTGAAGAACACAGAAACCGGCCGTTACGTCGGCACTAGGGAGCACGGCGGCACCGGCTACATACGAGCAACCATCTACAAACAAGGCGCAACCAAACCAACCCGCGCCCGCGTCCACGTCTTGGTTGCGGCCGCGTTCCTCGGACCAAGACCCGCCGGGCTCGACATCTGCCACACCGACTCCAACCCCGGCAACAACCACATCGGGAACCTACGCTACGACACCCGCGGCGCAAACATAGCGGACGCGAAACACGCGCAAACACGATGCGCTAACGGGCACCCATGGAACACACAGACCCGTTACGTGAGGGCTGACGGCGGCGGCTGGAAATGCCGCATCTGCAGGAACGAAGGAATCGCACGCTACCGGGCACGCACGGCCGGGCACATCACGAAAGGCAGGCGCTCATGGGCATCACGACATGCCGCGGCTGGAACGGGACCGTACACGGCTACCTACACCACCAACAGCACGGAACCGCGCCGTGTATCGGATGCGTTACGGCGTGGCGGCAATACCAGGCACGCACCAAACCGAACCGGCGGTTAG
- a CDS encoding HNH endonuclease signature motif containing protein, producing the protein MSNDTLTPEIEAALDKMKLYDYHEEACGSIAALLWDYLNNPLVKGHDTKLTDKDRDSVERAAKFLAAMSGMPNVFYKQWATHDYAETCLNIGQFLSDDFEPATFEAGDLMGWLVWDYVTQCDMISRWDTECEDYDPEETKAVLFEQRALSPQAKTSLAVADIFLDYITPLEDQSLTAAEQTLDDVGQMLYGVVHNDPGALSIIFDRPGETLVHKLADYILDDYLAKDAPGRELIESLVRQFLACGAHIERPNPNTDDPVKHYSDTVPIESDPHYTITRAGTVTNTKTGRVLKPFPRGKARGLSVSLPSGTHYVHTLVAAAFLGPRPEGHDIIHLDGDQVNLHADNLAYVTRSERMKGVYYRARRNH; encoded by the coding sequence ATGAGCAACGACACGCTAACCCCAGAGATTGAAGCCGCGCTAGACAAGATGAAGCTATACGACTACCACGAAGAAGCGTGTGGAAGCATCGCCGCGTTGCTGTGGGATTACCTCAACAACCCGCTAGTGAAGGGACACGACACGAAACTAACCGACAAAGACAGGGACAGCGTGGAGCGCGCCGCGAAATTCCTTGCCGCTATGTCGGGGATGCCCAACGTGTTCTATAAGCAGTGGGCAACACACGACTACGCGGAAACCTGTTTGAACATCGGACAGTTTCTAAGCGATGACTTCGAGCCGGCGACGTTCGAAGCAGGTGACCTGATGGGCTGGCTCGTATGGGACTACGTAACCCAGTGCGACATGATCAGCCGTTGGGATACAGAGTGCGAAGACTACGACCCCGAAGAAACGAAAGCAGTCTTGTTTGAGCAGCGGGCCCTATCGCCGCAAGCCAAGACTTCTTTAGCCGTCGCTGACATTTTCCTCGACTACATTACGCCGCTTGAAGATCAGTCGCTGACCGCCGCGGAACAGACCCTAGACGATGTGGGGCAGATGCTTTACGGCGTAGTGCACAACGACCCGGGAGCGCTATCAATAATCTTTGACCGGCCCGGCGAAACACTCGTCCATAAGCTCGCTGACTACATCCTTGACGATTACCTCGCTAAGGACGCTCCCGGCCGGGAACTGATCGAGTCGCTTGTTAGGCAGTTCCTCGCATGCGGGGCGCACATCGAGCGTCCCAACCCGAACACAGATGATCCCGTTAAGCACTATTCGGACACGGTACCGATCGAGTCAGACCCTCACTACACGATCACACGCGCCGGCACAGTCACCAACACCAAGACCGGCCGCGTATTGAAGCCCTTCCCACGCGGTAAAGCTCGCGGCCTATCGGTCAGCTTACCTAGCGGCACCCACTATGTGCACACGCTCGTTGCGGCCGCGTTCCTCGGACCGCGCCCGGAAGGTCACGACATCATCCACCTAGACGGCGACCAAGTGAACCTACACGCAGACAACCTGGCATACGTGACTAGGTCGGAACGTATGAAGGGCGTTTACTACCGCGCCCGCCGGAACCACTAG
- a CDS encoding HNH endonuclease, protein MATSRTGTGQWKRVRAWAIREALRNSQETCLVCGVWIDYQSALQHNSPEVDHIIPHSRGGTDTQDNVRVICRQCNQRRGNKLHDAKARPTALTPATVIEW, encoded by the coding sequence ATGGCTACATCACGGACCGGAACCGGGCAATGGAAACGCGTAAGAGCATGGGCAATCCGTGAAGCGTTACGCAACAGTCAAGAAACCTGCCTAGTTTGCGGTGTCTGGATCGACTACCAAAGCGCACTACAACACAACAGCCCCGAAGTCGATCACATCATCCCGCACAGTCGAGGCGGCACAGACACACAAGACAACGTCCGCGTCATCTGTCGCCAATGCAACCAACGACGCGGCAACAAACTACACGACGCTAAAGCACGACCCACGGCACTCACACCAGCGACCGTTATCGAATGGTGA
- a CDS encoding terminase large subunit domain-containing protein gives MKLSEAARHLIVPEGIESTAWPSIAEQLSVMDWPLDEWQQGIGQVAFAKRADGSYAAGVSGVVVSIPRQVGKTYMVAGFVFAVCLTTPGLRVIWSAHHSRTHQETFQELAQLAERPGPVSAVVKNVRRANGEESIVFKNGSRIMFGAREHGFGRGIPNIGVAVFDEAQIMTQKALDAVVPTLNTAENPLMFMMGTPPRPGDPGEAFTQKRSDALEGDDPDLFYVEMSADPDGRPQDREQWKKANPAFASGRVHASSMKRMLKALSVDSFRREALGVWDVRTAGRRAFPVGVWGDSVTVQPPSDGVVSFGVKFAADGSHVAVGAALKPENGPIVVEGIKQAPMTDGTQWVVDFLVERAERAAAIVVDGRSGVGFLVERLRAEGVPAKTIITPTAEQAVTAHAMLLGGLVEGSTTHTAQPELDTQADDAIRRKIGNQGGFGWDAGTEGETVALLDAVTMAHYGAATTKRRPGKGMRFF, from the coding sequence TTGAAGCTATCTGAGGCCGCAAGGCACCTGATTGTTCCGGAAGGTATCGAGTCCACGGCTTGGCCGTCGATCGCGGAACAGTTGAGTGTCATGGATTGGCCGCTTGATGAGTGGCAGCAGGGTATCGGGCAGGTTGCTTTCGCGAAACGCGCTGATGGCTCGTATGCGGCGGGTGTCTCGGGTGTGGTTGTGTCTATTCCTAGGCAGGTCGGCAAAACCTATATGGTTGCGGGTTTCGTGTTCGCGGTGTGTCTAACGACGCCGGGGTTACGCGTGATTTGGTCGGCTCACCATTCGCGGACGCATCAAGAGACTTTTCAGGAGCTTGCGCAGCTTGCTGAGCGGCCGGGTCCTGTTTCGGCTGTTGTGAAGAATGTTCGGCGCGCTAACGGTGAAGAGTCGATTGTTTTCAAGAACGGCTCGCGGATCATGTTTGGGGCTCGTGAGCATGGGTTTGGGCGCGGTATCCCGAACATTGGTGTCGCTGTGTTTGATGAGGCGCAGATCATGACTCAGAAAGCGCTTGACGCGGTCGTTCCTACATTGAACACGGCTGAGAACCCTTTAATGTTCATGATGGGTACGCCGCCGCGGCCGGGCGACCCTGGTGAGGCTTTCACTCAGAAACGCAGTGACGCGCTTGAGGGTGATGACCCTGATTTGTTTTATGTGGAGATGTCGGCTGATCCTGACGGGCGACCACAGGACCGTGAGCAGTGGAAGAAAGCTAACCCGGCGTTCGCTTCTGGTCGTGTGCACGCGTCGTCGATGAAACGCATGCTGAAGGCGCTTTCTGTTGATTCGTTTCGGCGTGAAGCGCTCGGTGTGTGGGATGTACGGACGGCGGGGCGGCGCGCGTTCCCTGTCGGCGTGTGGGGTGACTCGGTGACGGTCCAGCCGCCGTCTGATGGTGTTGTGTCGTTTGGTGTGAAGTTCGCGGCTGACGGGTCGCATGTCGCTGTTGGGGCGGCGTTGAAACCTGAGAACGGCCCCATCGTCGTTGAAGGCATCAAACAAGCGCCTATGACTGACGGTACGCAATGGGTTGTTGATTTCCTCGTTGAGCGTGCTGAACGGGCGGCCGCGATTGTGGTTGATGGGCGTTCGGGTGTCGGTTTCCTGGTTGAACGGTTACGCGCTGAGGGCGTACCAGCGAAAACGATCATCACACCTACCGCGGAACAAGCAGTAACAGCGCACGCCATGCTGTTGGGCGGGCTCGTCGAAGGCTCAACAACACACACGGCACAACCAGAGCTAGACACGCAGGCAGATGACGCTATACGCCGGAAGATCGGGAACCAGGGCGGGTTCGGTTGGGACGCTGGCACGGAAGGCGAAACGGTCGCGTTACTGGACGCGGTGACGATGGCGCATTACGGGGCGGCGACAACGAAACGGCGGCCGGGTAAAGGGATGAGGTTTTTCTAA
- a CDS encoding phage portal protein has translation MALTAFTARNIQVDGLDDKDAAQLIELFDVWDSRRVANYNRSLYYDTEQAFKDLGIALPPQLKAAKFYLGWPTQAVRKHALRTQFDGLRLPGSDDPFELGEVLSYNRFPLEFGQNVLAAGTHGFSLVTVSKDDRGFVQVQGHSAEHCAAVWDYRSRSVGAALTISEFDKRGPRVVTLWLPDKVAVLARGEGDAWSTVQVSVNPLGRVLAVAVTHDPQLRKPLGRSRITRSVMALTDMAVRTHVRMEGNAEFYSSPQLALLGLDESAFDALSESEATKFRLAMNRVIGFTRDSDGRVPELKQLSQATMQPHSDMLRTVAMAFSGETGIPPSSLGIIHDQPASAEAIRAAEHDLLIDATYHNRYVYAQAVRDIMALVLMVRDNTAALPDEFHKLTVRFVDPEFRSLSAQADAVQKLAAGMPDIAQWDVLLEQVFDAGQIARVKSDKRRAEGGSLVERLARLRDAGAEAE, from the coding sequence ATGGCACTCACTGCTTTCACAGCACGCAACATTCAGGTTGATGGCCTGGATGATAAAGACGCGGCGCAGCTGATTGAACTGTTTGACGTGTGGGATAGCCGCCGGGTGGCGAACTATAACCGTTCACTGTATTACGACACTGAACAGGCGTTTAAAGACCTTGGTATTGCGTTACCCCCTCAGTTGAAGGCGGCGAAATTCTATCTTGGGTGGCCTACGCAGGCGGTTCGCAAACACGCATTGCGCACTCAGTTCGATGGGTTGCGTCTACCGGGTTCGGATGACCCGTTTGAATTGGGTGAAGTGTTGTCTTATAACCGGTTCCCGCTGGAGTTTGGGCAGAACGTTTTGGCGGCCGGTACGCACGGGTTTTCTTTGGTGACTGTATCGAAGGATGACCGCGGGTTTGTCCAGGTGCAGGGGCATAGTGCTGAGCATTGCGCGGCGGTGTGGGATTACCGTTCTCGTAGTGTTGGGGCCGCGTTGACGATTTCGGAGTTTGATAAACGTGGCCCTCGCGTGGTGACGTTGTGGCTTCCGGATAAGGTTGCGGTTCTTGCTCGTGGTGAAGGCGATGCTTGGAGCACGGTGCAGGTGTCTGTTAACCCGTTGGGGCGTGTTTTGGCTGTTGCTGTGACGCATGACCCTCAGTTGCGTAAGCCTCTGGGTCGTTCGCGGATTACGCGTTCGGTTATGGCGCTCACGGATATGGCGGTGCGTACTCATGTGCGTATGGAGGGTAACGCTGAGTTCTATTCTTCGCCTCAGCTTGCGCTGCTTGGTTTGGATGAATCGGCGTTTGACGCGTTGAGTGAGTCGGAGGCTACGAAGTTCCGGCTTGCTATGAACCGTGTGATTGGGTTTACGCGTGATTCTGATGGTCGTGTTCCTGAGTTGAAGCAGCTGTCTCAGGCGACGATGCAACCGCACTCGGACATGTTGCGGACTGTGGCTATGGCGTTCAGTGGTGAAACTGGTATCCCGCCGTCTTCTCTCGGGATTATTCACGATCAACCGGCATCGGCTGAGGCTATCCGCGCGGCTGAACATGACCTGTTGATTGATGCGACTTACCATAACCGCTATGTCTATGCGCAGGCGGTCAGAGACATTATGGCGCTGGTGTTGATGGTTCGCGATAACACGGCCGCGCTACCTGATGAGTTTCATAAACTGACTGTCCGGTTTGTTGATCCTGAGTTCCGTTCTTTGTCGGCGCAGGCGGATGCGGTGCAGAAGCTTGCGGCGGGCATGCCAGACATTGCTCAGTGGGATGTTCTGTTGGAGCAGGTGTTTGATGCTGGGCAGATTGCTCGCGTGAAGTCGGATAAACGCCGCGCCGAAGGCGGTTCTTTGGTTGAGCGGCTCGCTAGGTTGCGTGATGCCGGTGCCGAAGCGGAGTGA
- a CDS encoding EndoU domain-containing protein, translating to MPVPKRSEVEAFQSSIRIVASAAQHDVKTVFTSLDWSEPGEAVARLKAASQEILPVYSNATVAMAAEWVEELTGLTAVLPETMAAEHLAKRFDWATAKAFDGNVQQALETTLQVVDHLVTGPGKKTVSETCAAHGVRFARVPSGATTCEFCLMLASRGFVYASAEAAGRVDRFHASCDCVIVPEDGVIPDGYDPDALYEKWEKRREIGELNEVLAERGLPKITEKVERHILDGEPYDLKKGGHRYGTGRATKTEFPKEWTDEQAVIAVIHVLKAPGYVEDRDQNVKRRGIINGVAVEVATDKRGNGKERFRSAFPRGGDGVLRNQIDKSTGNLVKVPVGVPHRFLEA from the coding sequence ATGCCGGTGCCGAAGCGGAGTGAAGTAGAGGCGTTTCAGAGTTCGATTCGGATTGTTGCTAGCGCGGCTCAACACGATGTAAAGACTGTTTTCACTTCACTGGATTGGAGCGAGCCGGGCGAAGCAGTTGCACGGTTGAAGGCGGCGTCACAGGAGATTCTTCCTGTCTACTCGAATGCGACTGTTGCGATGGCAGCGGAATGGGTGGAGGAACTCACAGGTCTGACAGCGGTGCTACCGGAAACAATGGCGGCCGAACACCTTGCTAAGCGTTTCGACTGGGCTACAGCTAAAGCATTCGATGGCAATGTTCAGCAGGCGTTAGAGACCACGCTACAAGTTGTTGATCATCTCGTGACGGGGCCGGGTAAGAAGACGGTTTCGGAAACGTGCGCGGCTCATGGGGTTCGGTTCGCTCGCGTTCCGAGCGGCGCAACCACGTGTGAATTTTGTTTGATGCTTGCTAGCCGCGGGTTTGTGTATGCCAGTGCTGAGGCGGCGGGCCGGGTTGATCGTTTCCACGCTTCCTGTGATTGCGTGATTGTTCCGGAAGACGGGGTTATTCCTGATGGGTATGATCCGGATGCGTTGTATGAGAAGTGGGAGAAGCGGCGTGAGATTGGCGAGTTGAATGAAGTCTTAGCTGAGCGTGGTTTGCCAAAGATCACTGAGAAAGTTGAGCGGCATATTCTTGACGGTGAGCCATATGATCTTAAGAAAGGTGGCCATAGGTACGGCACCGGAAGAGCCACTAAGACTGAGTTCCCTAAAGAATGGACTGACGAACAAGCCGTTATAGCAGTCATTCACGTGTTGAAGGCACCAGGTTATGTTGAGGATAGAGACCAAAACGTCAAACGACGCGGTATTATAAATGGTGTGGCCGTTGAAGTAGCCACTGATAAGCGGGGTAACGGCAAGGAACGTTTCCGGAGTGCATTTCCGCGTGGCGGGGATGGAGTTCTACGGAATCAGATTGACAAATCAACGGGTAATCTCGTAAAAGTTCCCGTTGGTGTACCGCATAGATTCTTGGAGGCATGA
- a CDS encoding DUF4355 domain-containing protein: MSENVQENKEPQSTDTAGFTPINSQEELDRIIGNRLAREREKFSDYEELKEKAGKLAEVQESAQADLEAKQQELDKAITELDGLKAAKQAADTREQIADKFGIPAGVLRGSTEEELTAHAETLTKLINSGPVVPTAHVKPGQARGNDALSAVKQLFK; this comes from the coding sequence ATGTCCGAAAATGTTCAAGAGAACAAAGAACCACAATCCACCGATACGGCGGGGTTTACTCCTATCAATAGCCAGGAGGAACTAGACCGGATTATTGGGAATCGGCTCGCTAGGGAACGTGAGAAATTTTCTGACTACGAGGAGTTGAAAGAAAAAGCGGGGAAGCTAGCGGAGGTTCAGGAGTCGGCACAGGCTGATCTTGAAGCTAAGCAGCAGGAGCTTGATAAGGCGATTACTGAACTGGACGGGTTGAAAGCGGCGAAGCAGGCAGCTGATACACGTGAACAGATCGCTGACAAGTTCGGCATCCCAGCCGGTGTTCTTCGCGGCTCTACGGAAGAGGAACTAACCGCGCACGCTGAGACTCTTACGAAACTCATCAATAGCGGCCCTGTGGTTCCTACGGCGCATGTGAAGCCTGGGCAGGCGCGCGGGAATGATGCGCTGTCTGCTGTGAAACAACTGTTTAAATAA
- a CDS encoding phage major capsid protein codes for MAVFGTSDSRILMPRTIADGMVEDVRSTSTVAELSAQEPQKFGETDYIVFNDLPKAEFVGEGEEKSATSAGFSTVTAKPRKAQVTLRFNEEVRWADEDHQLGVLDTLANAGARALARALDLGLYHRINPLTGTTINGWDNYVTATDKTVLLDEGTEADAAVREAVGLLVGDSKQATGVAFDPKMTWALANLTGKTANGQSDGVQRYPHLGLGAQVSTFLGLGASQGNTVSGVPEAKDTGVRAIVGDFTSGIRWGIQRELPVELIEHGDPDGQGDLKRNNQIALRLEIVYGWHVFADRFAVVKTAAASE; via the coding sequence ATGGCTGTTTTTGGTACCAGTGATTCTCGTATCCTCATGCCGCGCACGATTGCTGACGGCATGGTTGAGGATGTTCGTTCTACGTCTACGGTTGCGGAGCTGTCTGCTCAGGAACCGCAGAAGTTTGGTGAAACTGACTATATCGTTTTCAACGATCTGCCTAAGGCAGAGTTTGTTGGCGAAGGTGAAGAGAAGTCGGCTACTAGCGCCGGGTTCTCGACTGTGACCGCTAAGCCACGTAAGGCACAGGTCACTTTGCGTTTCAATGAAGAAGTTCGCTGGGCTGACGAGGATCATCAGCTTGGGGTTCTGGATACTTTGGCGAATGCTGGCGCGCGTGCGTTGGCGCGTGCTCTTGACCTCGGTTTGTATCACCGTATTAACCCGTTGACTGGTACAACTATCAACGGTTGGGATAACTACGTTACAGCGACTGATAAGACCGTGCTTTTGGATGAGGGTACGGAAGCGGATGCTGCTGTTCGTGAAGCGGTTGGTTTGCTTGTTGGTGATTCGAAGCAGGCTACGGGGGTGGCGTTTGATCCAAAGATGACGTGGGCGCTGGCTAATCTGACCGGTAAGACTGCTAACGGGCAGTCTGATGGTGTTCAGCGTTATCCGCATCTTGGTCTTGGCGCTCAGGTTAGTACGTTCCTTGGTTTGGGTGCTTCGCAGGGTAATACTGTTTCGGGTGTTCCTGAGGCGAAGGACACTGGGGTTCGTGCGATTGTTGGTGATTTCACTTCTGGTATCCGTTGGGGTATCCAGCGTGAGTTGCCTGTTGAGTTGATTGAGCATGGTGACCCGGATGGGCAGGGCGATTTGAAGCGTAACAACCAGATCGCGTTGCGTCTGGAGATTGTTTACGGCTGGCATGTGTTCGCGGATCGTTTCGCGGTTGTGAAGACCGCGGCGGCTAGCGAGTAA
- a CDS encoding Gp19/Gp15/Gp42 family protein, which produces MADIVEPFATVEDLKARWPDFPAGAEKHAAVLLADASDFILDLVPAAVNARESTRRRVVCSVVKRALSASAGEGVSQSSWTQGPYTMSATAANPHGDFYLTRNERRALGEGRQVAFSVPVAPDFEERLHAWL; this is translated from the coding sequence GTGGCTGACATTGTGGAGCCGTTCGCGACGGTCGAGGATTTGAAGGCGCGTTGGCCCGATTTCCCGGCCGGGGCGGAGAAACACGCGGCCGTGCTGTTGGCTGATGCGTCTGATTTCATTCTTGATCTTGTACCGGCGGCGGTGAACGCGCGTGAATCGACTCGGCGCCGTGTTGTGTGTTCGGTTGTGAAGCGTGCACTGTCGGCGTCGGCGGGTGAGGGTGTTTCTCAGTCATCTTGGACGCAGGGCCCTTACACGATGTCGGCTACAGCAGCTAACCCGCACGGTGATTTCTACCTGACACGGAATGAGCGCCGCGCGCTTGGTGAGGGCCGGCAGGTCGCGTTCAGTGTCCCGGTGGCGCCTGATTTTGAGGAACGTTTGCATGCGTGGCTTTGA